The following proteins are co-located in the Anser cygnoides isolate HZ-2024a breed goose chromosome 2, Taihu_goose_T2T_genome, whole genome shotgun sequence genome:
- the GPR20 gene encoding G-protein coupled receptor 20, giving the protein MTMPTSSTQLPALDHINATQQPNSSIYLFSMFIHPDKDLYREFYSLSIALMVVNAIIFLVGVVLNSLALYVFCFRTKTKTTSVIYTINLIVTDLLVGFSLPVRLIMFYSAGDCLHCSLVHIFGYFVNMYCSILFLTCICVDRYLAIVQVEASRKWRNPTCAKGICVFIWIFATVVTFSILTTAIQFAQCCLSKILVLMVCEYFFPLIIIIFFTARIMCALSKPSLMHQSRERRMRAVQLLITVLIIFMICFTPFHVRQVAISINSNMSHKVSLLVYHVTVTLSSLNSCMDPIVYCFVTNNFQSTMKNIFRKTEPEQANVDILGTNKNSKGSNAIIAFSNTIGSPVSLPSPSSVQI; this is encoded by the coding sequence ATGACCATGCCGACCTCCTCCACCCAACTGCCAGCTCTTGACCATATCAATGCCACCCAGCAACCCAACTCCAGCATCTACTTGTTCTCCATGTTCATCCACCCTGACAAAGACCTGTACAGAGAATTTTACAGCCTGTCGATTGCCCTGATGGTGGTCAATGCCATCATTTTCCTGGTGGGTGTCGTGCTGAACAGCTTGGCACTGTATGTATTCTGCTTCCGTACCAAGACAAAAACCACCTCTGTTATTTACACCATCAACTTGATTGTTACTGATCTCTTGGTGGGCTTCTCCTTGCCTGTCCGGCTCATCATGTTCTACAGCGCAGGGGACTGCCTGCATTGTTCTTTGGTTCATATCTTTGGCTACTTTGTCAACATGTACTGTAGCATCCTCTTCTTGACCTGCATCTGTGTTGACCGCTACCTGGCGATCGTACAGGTGGAGGCCTCACGTAAATGGAGGAACCCCACGTGTGCCAAGGGGATCTGTGTCTTCATCTGGATCTTTGCTACCGTAGTGACTTTCTCCATCCTCACCACGGCAATACAGTTTGCCCAGTGCTGCCTCTCCAAGATTCTGGTCCTGATGGTCTGTGAGTACTTCTTCCCCCTCATCATAATCATCTTCTTCACTGCCAGGATTATGTGTGCTCTCTCCAAGCCAAGCCTCATGCACCAGAGCCGGGAGAGGAGAATGAGGGCTGTGCAACTCCTTATCACCGTCCTCATCATCTTCATGATCTGCTTCACTCCTTTCCACGTGCGACAGGTAGCCATCTCCATCAACTCCAACATGTCCCATAAAGTCAGCCTCCTCGTCTACCACGTGACGGTGACTCTGAGTAGCCTCAACAGCTGCATGGACCCTATTGTCTACTGCTTTGTCACCAACAACTTCCAGTCAACCATGAAAAACATCTTCAGGAAAACCGAGCCAGAGCAAGCCAACGTGGACATTCTGGGCACAAACAAGAACTCCAAGGGCTCCAACGCAATCATCGCATTCTCCAACACAATAGGAAGCCCTGTGAGCTTGCCGTCACCAAGCAGTGTCCAGATCTAA